TGGTATAGCCTGTATAGTATGATCGGGAGTATGTATAGGAGGTATAGGAGGTTTAGTATGCTTTGCAGTATGCTTGAGGGGTGCGGCAGCCGCATGCCTCACAATCGGCTTGTTGTTCAAATTAAGCTAGATACCAATTACTACATTGGctgtcgcatcaaaaatgttgttgttataccctacaATTTTGCCTATGCGCAAGTTCATGTCGGAAGGCAGCATATATACACCATGCATTAAAGGGGAAGTtcggtcaaaaaaaaaaaatttattttattttataattccatgtatttatacttataaaaacaaaaaaactttacttcaTTAAACTTGGAGTTTCGGAAATGTCTCTAATGTTGACACAAACTTCTCGAAAATGCTCCGTTTTTGAAAAAGCgcgtcagaaaaaaaaaagctgGGTTCTAACTCAAGTATGACGTTTTATAGTTCAAAACATTGCATCGCGTGAAAGAGTCACAACACAGGCTACACGATTTGCTAGAAGAATCTACTTCTTTCCTGCtatatttcttttcaaatcTGTAACAAATTACTTCTTTGAAAATACAGTGTTAGTTTTGTAAGCAATGGATCAAATTCGAAGCGATTCAAGTTCTAACGAAGATGAAAACGATGACATACCTCATTTATCCACTCTCAGACCCTTTAAATTTGAACCAGAATTTTCTTTGGAAGAACTGAATAAATTAGGAACGTGTAGTTCCGAGAGTGATGAGGAAGAAGATGAAGTTTCAAGGATCGGCAATAATAACTGGTGCCAATGCGGTGGTCACTGTAGAGCGATGGAGTCGTACAGTGAAAGCTTGTGTTGCAGGGATACAAATGAAATTCCTGACCATCATTTTGaaggtaaaataaacaaaaaatttagccaagcataattttctttttcgtgtttaaaacaataacaaaactcTACATATTCCCTTTAAATATTGGTCTTCgcgttgataaaaaaaaatatgcctaCGAACACGACAACTGACGCAAAActtctttcaaaatattttgcctAACATgagttttttctcaaaaacattTAACTCTCCTTCGCACATATTTTATTCGTTATCATTCGCTACTGCCAAAACAAtctcacaaaaaaaacacaacggtggttgttttattttattcagcttTACAAATCGAATGAGAACGTGCgctcaaaaatcaaaacttgaGACGGGggtcattttttaagattttctttttaggaAAACAATGTATAACTGAAGCCGAAACTTTTGGGATGGTTTGTCTATGTAAACCAGTACTAACCACTGCACTTCCgattctgaataaaagaaccaaCTTCAACCTTAGAGCTAAAGAGGGGATTgaatactaataaaaaaaaaattattacaatgtaaaccttgttttcatattttcaatGGCTTCTTTTTTATCTGGTTTCTCTCTTGGCGCTATATAATTTGGAACATCGGCGACTTTGGGAGCTGCGTACCCTTCTTTAGTTGTAACCAAATACTTAACTTCACTTACAATATCCTCTACGTACGACCTTTGCTTTTCCGTGTAAACTTTTTTGATAACCCAGGAGTCTGTAATCCTCGAGTATTGTTGCTTATAGCGATGCTCTCCAGACGATGTTTGTGCGTGGGAGGAGCTAGCTCCAGCATTAAAGTCAAGAACGGCGAGTTGTGACCTAGCAATCATTCCTGCAAAGCTAAAGTGTAACCTCTTTGGGCAATATTTGTTGTAGAGTGAGTGGTAAACTTCCAAATTTCCTGTGTGTTTGAACTCGACGAAGTACTTTAAATCACGCAACAAAGACTTAGCCCGAACTACAGATTCAAGGGCTTTATAAGCAGGCGTTCCTTCCATCAACCATTTTTTTGATCGCTGTTCTAATTTAGAGAGTTTAGAGTGTTCACATTTGTGATATATTTTGTTGCTTTcccatttgtgtttgttctttACATGACACAACAAACTCAGCCATTTCTCCCGTAACTCCACCACGTTACCATTACAAGAGGCGCAACACCACCAGAAATGATTTATGACAGCTTTTACCCAAGGAAGTAAATCTTTAGCAGTTGTTTTCTTGGCACATTTGACCAactttcttttaatgtttttccccATATGCCATACGTCAAAATGGTGCTTAATATCCTTCCGTTCTTCTCGCATGTACTTCCGGATTTGAACGTGCCTGTCAGTTGCAATGCCTTCAATTGACAGTTGATTTTCTAACAAACGATTAAGAACAACAATCAACCCTTGTTTTTCCATACGCGACGAATTCCCAACTTGGCCGACATGAACTACATGAAAGTCAACTATTTCATTTGATTTTGAATTAAGTAACGTGTAAGTTCCGTACTTTGCACTGTAACCTGGTGAATCACACCTGCCATCGCCTGCTAAGTCTAGTGCCTCATTGCTTTCTAGGTAAGACTGAAATCGCAATTCTCGATGAGTGgaatatattttgtgaatcgCTTGgaatatgtactttttttgtatttcgtaAAAGGTGGTTTTggacaaaaaatgtatttttgcgaTTTGCATCATTTCTTTAACGCGTTGGTATGTGTTACCGGAAATTAAAATGGCTGAGGAAAGCAATAAATTTCCCCACGGTCGCTTACTCACCAGTGGTTGCGATGACCATTGGTGAGCATGATGGTCACTGCACAACAAATGTACGATTAGTTGAGTCCCTTTAACTGCAATTTTATTCAGTTCAGCTGGCTTAAAACAGGTGAAACAAAATCGTAGCAGAGGTAGAAGACAAGACCAAAAAACGATAAAACACGTGCCGTTTAGGTCGGGGATGTCCGCATCGAAGTCGTTATCATTCTCACTATCTGACAGATTTTCCAAATTGAACGATTCGTCTTGACTTTTCTCATTATTACTAATTGCTTCTTCCTCGTATTCTGAAAATTCTTCTATGACAGACATCGATACTTCTACATCGGGCGAGAAAGAAAAATCGGTATTACAACATTTGTCCTTCTTTTTTTTTGGTGTTGGAATCTTCACTTTTATTGGAGCAACTTGGATTCCAACCTTTTCATGACTCACATACAGTGATGATTGACATTGAACGCCGCGTGTCTTAGTGCACTTGACAGCATTGACAGCTTTATCAACGCCATTTGTTTCAGTCTGGGTTCccatttcttgtttattttcaggTTGTGTAGTATCACTTGCTTCTGTTTCCAGCATAGAATCAATTAGCTAGAAGATAaccaaacaaaatttcattttaaaacaaaccCTCTGTATTGCAAAAACATATAGACACTTATTATACCTGTCGTTTCTGACGGTCTTCGAttcttttttctgttcttttacGTTTCTCAGGctgttttgtaaaattaaacAAGGTCGGAACAGCACCATCTTTTAATTTCTTCCGCGGTGGAGAACCCATTAGTTCAgcctagaaatttaaaaataatagattTCCATTACCCCCGTCTTACGAAAGCACATGTTCTTGAAGGATTTTTcgatgttaaaaaaacattcagcaCTGAGGGAAAGAAAATGCGAACATgcgaagaaaatataatgattttttttgacatGGTTTTCTTTTGGAAATGGCTGTAATAAATGAAACTGTGTTGAATTTTTCTAAATACGAGAAAGACAAATGTTTGGCTGTTTGGTGAAACATAGGTAACGAAAAGACTTACTTGTAAATCTCTTTCGAAGCACTCTGGTTCAAAATGATGAGAACAAATATAAAACCCAGAGTCTTTCGGCAAGGTACCACTTCTTTTTATATTGTGTAGCCATTTATTCCGAAGCTCTTTATCTTTTTTCGCACTAGGAATGTGATAAAATACTACCCGGATTTTTCTTTCGTTGTTATCTTCGTCTTTTGTCGTAAGCTTTTCGTTATCTACCTCCTTATTTTCCTCGC
This DNA window, taken from Hydractinia symbiolongicarpus strain clone_291-10 chromosome 15, HSymV2.1, whole genome shotgun sequence, encodes the following:
- the LOC130628997 gene encoding uncharacterized protein LOC130628997, which produces MGSPPRKKLKDGAVPTLFNFTKQPEKRKRTEKRIEDRQKRQLIDSMLETEASDTTQPENKQEMGTQTETNGVDKAVNAVKCTKTRGVQCQSSLYVSHEKVGIQVAPIKVKIPTPKKKKDKCCNTDFSFSPDVEVSMSVIEEFSEYEEEAISNNEKSQDESFNLENLSDSENDNDFDADIPDLNGTCFIVFWSCLLPLLRFCFTCFKPAELNKIAVKGTQLIVHLLCSDHHAHQWSSQPLVSKRPWGNLLLSSAILISGNTYQRVKEMMQIAKIHFLSKTTFYEIQKKYIFQAIHKIYSTHRELRFQSYLESNEALDLAGDGRCDSPGYSAKYGTYTLLNSKSNEIVDFHVVHVGQVGNSSRMEKQGLIVVLNRLLENQLSIEGIATDRHVQIRKYMREERKDIKHHFDVWHMGKNIKRKLVKCAKKTTAKDLLPWVKAVINHFWWCCASCNGNVVELREKWLSLLCHVKNKHKWESNKIYHKCEHSKLSKLEQRSKKWLMEGTPAYKALESVVRAKSLLRDLKYFVEFKHTGNLEVYHSLYNKYCPKRLHFSFAGMIARSQLAVLDFNAGASSSHAQTSSGEHRYKQQYSRITDSWVIKKVYTEKQRSYVEDIVSEVKYLVTTKEGYAAPKVADVPNYIAPREKPDKKEAIENMKTRFTL